In Rubrivirga marina, the following are encoded in one genomic region:
- a CDS encoding prolipoprotein diacylglyceryl transferase: MYPRISDLTRDLFGFELPVPLYSFGLMVAVAILVATAMTRIEVDRRYALGWMSAVRAKVKDAKGREKVALTSPSALLWNMALMAGFFGVVGAKLFHIIDYWDEFTADPLGMIFSGSGLTVYGGILLGSVVILWYAKKKGVSRAHLADAAAPGLLFAYGIGRIGCYLSGDGDWGVCSQLEDKPGWIPSWLWSETFPRNMLGQMDPVVYNATQRGAECTLASPDGVYPTMLYEFAMAAVLAGVLWMLRKNPFQAGWLISLYLVFAGLERFLIEFIRVNPEAAFGMPQSQLISIGFVLAGLVGLALTTRRRTDDTTPDAEPAAATATA, translated from the coding sequence ATGTACCCCCGGATCAGCGACCTCACGCGCGACCTCTTCGGCTTCGAACTGCCGGTCCCGCTCTACTCGTTCGGCCTCATGGTGGCCGTCGCCATCCTCGTCGCGACGGCCATGACCCGGATCGAGGTCGACCGCCGGTACGCGCTCGGGTGGATGTCGGCCGTCCGCGCGAAGGTGAAGGACGCGAAGGGGCGCGAGAAGGTGGCGCTCACGAGCCCGTCGGCGCTCTTGTGGAACATGGCGCTGATGGCCGGCTTCTTCGGCGTCGTCGGCGCCAAGCTGTTCCACATCATCGACTACTGGGACGAGTTCACGGCCGACCCGCTCGGGATGATCTTTTCCGGGTCCGGGCTGACGGTCTACGGCGGCATCCTGCTCGGCTCCGTCGTCATTCTGTGGTACGCCAAGAAGAAGGGCGTCAGCCGCGCCCACCTCGCCGACGCCGCGGCGCCAGGCCTGCTGTTCGCCTACGGCATCGGGCGGATCGGGTGCTACCTCTCCGGCGACGGTGACTGGGGCGTGTGCTCGCAGCTCGAGGACAAGCCCGGCTGGATTCCGTCGTGGCTGTGGAGCGAGACGTTTCCGCGCAACATGCTCGGGCAGATGGACCCCGTCGTGTACAACGCCACGCAGCGGGGGGCCGAGTGCACGCTCGCCAGCCCCGACGGCGTGTATCCGACGATGCTCTACGAGTTCGCGATGGCGGCCGTGCTCGCCGGCGTCCTCTGGATGCTGCGCAAGAACCCGTTCCAGGCCGGCTGGCTGATCTCGCTCTACCTCGTGTTCGCGGGCCTCGAGCGGTTCCTGATTGAGTTCATCCGCGTCAACCCGGAGGCCGCGTTCGGGATGCCACAGTCGCAGCTGATCTCCATCGGCTTCGTTCTGGCCGGGCTCGTCGGCCTCGCCCTCACGACGCGGCGGCGGACCGACGACACGACGCCCGACGCCGAACCGGCCGCGGCGACCGCCACGGCATGA
- a CDS encoding TlpA family protein disulfide reductase — protein MRRAALAVALVACGASAQPPRVTSVDVASATSGDDSTEVERVAMPAFAFPSLADPAVVYTPDRFAGRFVLIDFWASWCVPCHAEIPRIAAVHEAFGDRLDVLSVSLDLYPDDAEAFRQRVAPMPWLHGFVGEEFDHPSVAAFGVDRLPAAVLLGPDGTIRARGGALRRDLLWPTIERELGQERPDADAP, from the coding sequence ATGAGGCGCGCGGCCCTCGCCGTCGCGCTCGTGGCCTGCGGCGCTTCCGCCCAGCCGCCTCGGGTCACGTCCGTCGACGTGGCTTCGGCCACCTCGGGCGACGACTCGACCGAGGTGGAGCGAGTCGCCATGCCGGCCTTCGCGTTCCCGTCGCTCGCCGACCCGGCGGTGGTCTACACCCCGGACCGCTTCGCGGGTCGGTTCGTGCTCATCGACTTCTGGGCCTCGTGGTGTGTGCCGTGCCACGCTGAGATCCCGCGCATCGCGGCGGTCCACGAGGCGTTCGGCGACCGGCTCGACGTCCTCAGCGTCTCGCTGGACCTGTACCCGGACGACGCCGAGGCCTTCCGCCAGCGCGTCGCGCCGATGCCGTGGCTCCACGGCTTCGTGGGCGAGGAGTTCGACCACCCGTCCGTGGCGGCCTTCGGCGTCGACCGGCTCCCGGCCGCCGTCCTCCTCGGCCCCGACGGAACGATCCGCGCGCGCGGCGGGGCGCTCCGACGCGACCTCCTCTGGCCGACCATCGAACGTGAGCTCGGCCAGGAGCGACCCGACGCCGATGCACCCTGA
- the hisS gene encoding histidine--tRNA ligase encodes MAYQTIRGTFDVLPDAHSSGGSEIPGSSAWRHVEGVVRGVMERFAFEEVRTPVIEPLELVARGVGGTTDIVQKEMFTVERTKETYVLRPEVTAPVMRAYLQHHLDQRGGAQRLYYLGPCFRAERPQKGRFRQFHQFGTELLGSDDPRADAEVIANMRAVYDAFGVTNTRLRLNTLGDAADRPAYRDALRQYFEPHADVLSDTSRQRLETNPLRILDTKDPDERALLADAPKLPDFVGDEALAHYETVKTLLDGLGVPYVEDPLLVRGLDYYTRTVFELESDALGAQGALCAGGRYDGLAQAVGSKRPVPAVGYAAGIERLFIALEDEGYAFPAPPRPDVFLVCLGDAAEAAGFGIAQTLRQAGLAVDFALGGRSMKAQMKAADRSQAGYSVILGEDELAQGVAQVRDLGESEQRAVPIGRLAVELVRETAA; translated from the coding sequence ATGGCTTATCAGACGATCCGCGGCACGTTCGACGTCCTCCCCGACGCTCACAGCTCGGGCGGCTCCGAGATCCCCGGCTCGTCCGCGTGGCGCCACGTCGAGGGCGTGGTCCGCGGCGTGATGGAGCGGTTCGCGTTCGAGGAGGTCCGGACGCCCGTAATCGAGCCGCTCGAGCTCGTCGCGCGCGGCGTCGGCGGGACGACGGACATCGTGCAGAAGGAGATGTTTACGGTCGAGCGGACGAAGGAGACGTACGTCCTCCGCCCCGAAGTCACGGCGCCGGTCATGCGGGCGTACCTCCAGCACCACCTCGACCAGCGCGGCGGGGCCCAGCGGCTGTACTACCTCGGGCCGTGCTTCCGCGCCGAGCGTCCGCAGAAGGGTCGGTTCCGCCAGTTCCACCAGTTCGGGACCGAGCTCCTCGGTTCCGACGACCCGCGCGCGGACGCCGAGGTCATCGCCAACATGCGGGCGGTCTACGACGCGTTCGGGGTCACGAATACGCGGCTCCGCCTCAACACCCTCGGCGACGCCGCCGACCGCCCGGCCTACCGCGACGCCCTCCGCCAGTACTTCGAGCCCCACGCCGACGTCCTCTCGGACACGTCCCGCCAGCGGCTGGAGACGAACCCGCTCCGGATCCTCGACACGAAGGATCCCGATGAGCGCGCGCTTCTCGCTGACGCACCCAAGCTCCCGGACTTCGTAGGCGACGAAGCTCTCGCCCACTACGAGACGGTCAAGACGCTCCTCGACGGCCTCGGCGTCCCGTACGTCGAGGACCCCCTGCTCGTCCGCGGCCTCGACTACTACACGCGGACTGTGTTCGAGCTGGAGTCCGACGCGCTCGGCGCCCAGGGCGCGTTGTGCGCAGGGGGGCGCTACGACGGGCTCGCGCAGGCCGTGGGGAGCAAGCGTCCGGTGCCGGCGGTCGGCTACGCAGCCGGGATCGAGCGGCTGTTCATTGCCCTCGAGGACGAGGGCTACGCGTTCCCCGCGCCGCCGCGGCCCGACGTCTTCCTCGTCTGCCTCGGTGACGCCGCCGAGGCGGCCGGGTTCGGGATCGCCCAGACGCTCCGCCAGGCCGGCCTCGCCGTCGACTTCGCGCTCGGCGGCCGCTCGATGAAGGCCCAGATGAAGGCCGCCGACCGCTCGCAGGCGGGCTACTCTGTCATCCTCGGGGAGGACGAGCTCGCGCAGGGCGTGGCCCAGGTCCGCGACCTCGGCGAGAGCGAGCAGCGGGCCGTCCCCATCGGCCGGCTGGCGGTCGAGCTCGTCCGCGAGACGGCGGCGTAA
- a CDS encoding PTS sugar transporter subunit IIA yields the protein MTDIPRLADLLAPDRVAVRVSVATREEAVDIAVGLLADCPSVVDPARLAADVEGREALMSTGVGEGLALPHARTSAVTSTVATLCTLAVPVDWDAHDGAPVDLVLLFAGPEAARATHVRLLAHLSRVLSAAKVRHRIAEAETPEALVAAVVEAEANV from the coding sequence ATGACTGACATCCCTCGGCTCGCCGACCTCCTCGCTCCCGACCGTGTGGCGGTCCGCGTGTCGGTGGCGACGCGGGAAGAGGCCGTGGACATCGCCGTCGGCCTGCTCGCCGACTGTCCCTCCGTCGTCGACCCCGCCCGCCTGGCGGCCGACGTGGAGGGCCGGGAGGCGCTCATGTCGACCGGAGTAGGGGAGGGTCTGGCCCTTCCGCACGCCCGGACGTCGGCCGTGACGTCGACCGTCGCCACGCTCTGCACGCTCGCGGTCCCGGTGGATTGGGACGCGCACGACGGCGCGCCCGTCGACCTCGTCCTCCTCTTCGCGGGGCCCGAGGCGGCGCGGGCGACGCACGTCCGTCTGCTGGCGCATCTGTCGCGCGTGTTGAGCGCGGCCAAGGTCCGCCATCGCATCGCCGAGGCGGAGACCCCGGAGGCGCTGGTGGCCGCCGTCGTGGAGGCCGAGGCGAACGTGTAG